From the Syntrophorhabdaceae bacterium genome, one window contains:
- the nusA gene encoding transcription termination factor NusA, which yields MAYLNLNFVIEQVEKEKGIPKSTIIFALEEAVLAASKKKFGANLDLEAKYNEEMEEIEVFQFKTVVEEVNDPEIEISLEEARQQDPDSLPGDKIGIKLDTKKLGRIAAQTAKQIIMEKVRNAESDVIYDEFKNKKGEVITGIIQRIEKSFYIVNLGKTEAILPFKETIPNEVFRQRERIKAYIVDVEKNQKKGCTITLSRSHPGFLIKLFEIEVPEIQEGLIKILNAVREPGERAKISVYSEDSDVDPIGACVGVKGSRVQAVVQELRGEKIDIIPYSKDPTKFVCNALAPARVSKVYINEDVRSMEIIVNDDQLSLAIGKKGQNVRLASKLTGWRIDISSESEVEKSSKKVIEELIENLKISEILARILYDEYLRDTRDIAKLSVEELNKITSISIEDCRRIVENAKAFSRGGIKSSHDSAESDNKGLKDLVFKPEG from the coding sequence ATGGCATATTTAAATTTAAACTTTGTGATAGAGCAGGTAGAGAAAGAAAAAGGGATACCTAAAAGCACAATCATATTTGCTCTTGAAGAGGCTGTTCTTGCTGCATCTAAGAAGAAATTTGGGGCTAATCTTGATCTTGAGGCTAAATATAATGAAGAAATGGAAGAGATAGAGGTCTTCCAATTTAAGACTGTGGTGGAAGAGGTAAATGACCCTGAGATAGAGATAAGCCTTGAGGAAGCAAGGCAACAAGACCCAGATAGTCTACCAGGCGATAAAATAGGGATAAAACTTGATACAAAAAAACTCGGAAGGATAGCAGCACAGACTGCAAAACAGATTATAATGGAAAAGGTTAGGAATGCAGAAAGCGATGTGATCTATGACGAGTTTAAAAATAAAAAAGGAGAGGTCATAACAGGTATTATACAGAGGATAGAAAAAAGTTTTTATATAGTAAATCTTGGAAAAACAGAGGCTATTTTGCCGTTTAAAGAAACCATACCTAATGAGGTATTCAGGCAGAGGGAGAGAATAAAAGCCTATATCGTTGATGTGGAAAAAAATCAGAAAAAAGGTTGCACAATAACCTTATCAAGGAGTCATCCTGGTTTTCTTATAAAGCTTTTTGAAATTGAGGTTCCAGAGATACAGGAGGGTTTGATAAAGATTCTCAATGCTGTTAGGGAGCCAGGAGAGAGGGCAAAGATTTCTGTCTATAGTGAAGACAGTGACGTTGATCCCATCGGAGCATGTGTTGGCGTTAAAGGTTCAAGGGTTCAGGCCGTTGTCCAAGAATTAAGAGGTGAAAAGATTGATATAATCCCATATAGTAAAGACCCTACAAAATTCGTATGCAATGCACTGGCACCTGCAAGGGTTTCAAAGGTATACATCAATGAAGATGTCCGTTCTATGGAGATTATTGTAAACGATGACCAGTTGTCTCTTGCTATAGGGAAAAAAGGTCAGAATGTAAGGCTTGCATCAAAGCTGACAGGGTGGCGGATAGATATAAGCAGTGAATCAGAGGTGGAGAAGTCATCGAAAAAGGTTATAGAAGAGCTTATAGAAAATCTAAAGATAAGTGAGATATTGGCAAGAATATTATATGATGAATATCTAAGGGATACAAGGGATATAGCAAAGCTTTCAGTAGAGGAATTGAATAAGATAACGAGTATATCTATAGAAGATTGTCGACGCATAGTAGAGAATGCAAAGGCTTTTTCTCGTGGTGGCATTAAGTCGAGCCATGATTCTGCAGAAAGCGATAATAAAGGATTAAAAGATTTAGTGTTTAAGCCTGAGGGCTAA
- the rimP gene encoding ribosome maturation factor RimP: MINEAMEIIIEKVKKCLLPLLEEYGLELVDVEFKSSGKRWLLRVFIDKEGGVVLSDCENISKELSSILDVEDFISHPYVLEISSPGLTRPLKTRQDFIKAKGKKCKIITSEKIYNRNEFKGEIVDVKEGEIEIKGKIDVFNIPICAIKKANLEFDL, encoded by the coding sequence ATGATAAACGAGGCTATGGAGATAATTATAGAAAAAGTAAAAAAATGTCTTTTACCGCTTTTAGAAGAATACGGCCTTGAATTAGTTGATGTGGAATTCAAATCATCTGGTAAAAGGTGGCTTCTCCGCGTCTTTATAGATAAGGAGGGTGGAGTTGTTCTATCAGATTGTGAAAATATCAGTAAAGAGTTAAGCTCAATACTCGATGTGGAAGATTTTATATCTCATCCTTATGTCCTGGAGATTTCATCTCCTGGGCTTACAAGGCCTTTAAAGACAAGACAGGACTTCATAAAGGCAAAGGGCAAAAAATGTAAGATAATAACATCTGAAAAGATTTATAATAGGAATGAATTCAAAGGTGAGATTGTTGACGTAAAAGAAGGTGAGATTGAAATTAAAGGAAAAATAGATGTATTTAACATACCGATATGTGCTATAAAAAAAGCAAACTTAGAATTTGACCTATAA